In Phocoena phocoena chromosome 3, mPhoPho1.1, whole genome shotgun sequence, the DNA window cggacggagcggctgggcccgtgagccatggctgctgagcctgcgcgtccggagcctgtgctccgcgacgggagaggccacagcagtgagaagcccgtgtaccagaaaaaaaacaaaaaaaacaaaaaaaaaaacaaaactgaaaagacaatccaccgaatgggaggaaatacttgcaaatcatatatccgatAAGGGACTGGtatccaaaacataaaaagaactaCAGTTCAGTAATAACCCAACTAAAAAACGGGCAAAGGATCtgaagacatttcaccaaagaagatatacaaatggccaatgaacacatgaaagcTCAATGTCATTAaccattggggaaatgcaaatcaacgttcacatccactaggagggctataatcaaaaaaactgacaatagcaagtattggcaaggatgtggggaaactggACCCCTCATACCCTGCTGAGGGGAATGAAAATTActgcagctactttggaaaatagtctggcagttCCACGAAAGGATAAATATAGTTACcgttatgacccagcaattccactcctggttataTACCAGAGAACTGAAAACTTAAGTctgcacaaaaacttgtacacagatgtttatatcagcattattcaaaatGGAAACACtgcaaatatccatcaactgatgagcagataaacaaactgtggcatGTCCATagaatggactattattcagccacagaaaggaatgaaatactgataaacACTACAACATGGAAGAGTCCAGAAGACATTATGCTGAATGCAggaggccagacacaaaaggccatatactgtatgattccatcaacatgaaatacccagaacaggcaaatccatagagacagaaaggagatcaATGGTTGCCCAAGGCTGCATGAAGGAGGAATGGGAAGGAAATGCTTAATGGGTACTGGGTTTCCCTTTGCGGGGgggatgaaaatattctagaattagaGAGTAGTGACGGTTGCACAACCATATGAAAATACTACAAAATACTGAACTGTGAAGACTGACTTTCACTTTTTACTTATTAAAACCCTTTTCCATGGTTTGACACTCTCATTTTCTCCCTATCTTCTCCCCGCCCATACTTTTTTAATGAAGATTTCAACATATATAGAAGAGTTATAACAGTTCGGCAAACACCTACATACACACCACCTGCAATTAGTGCTTTGCTTTACTGTGTATCTATCCATTGATCCATCTAcgttatttttcatgtttcaaaGTCGCAGGTATCAGTGCCCTTGGCCTCTAAATGTTCAGACACCTTTCTCCCTGTATTTCAagttttttatgactttttaaaatttccaattgAGCTCAGCTCCAACAATACAGAAATGAGTACATGGAATAGCAAACTAACCCCTGAGCCCACTAACCTCCTCAGCAGTCACAGCACAGTCACCTCCGTAGACAGTCTGGAGTAGATCCTTCCAACTCTCTCACTGGAAGTTATTTCCCTCACACACCCACTCAGCATTTATTCAATGTTTACTGCGTGCAAGTCACAACTGACACCAGAGCGTGCATACAGGTGACACCCAACCTTCTTTACTTTCAAACCATTCTCCTGTGTAGACAGAACCTTCAGGCACATTATCAATGATGGTGTTTTGCCAGTTGGTCGTATGGGTGTCCTTCGAGTTACCTGACTCTTCTCCTATTCTTGGAGACTTAGGTGATTTCCAGTTTTTGATATCCTGAAAAAGCCAGTCACTGCCTCCCTGACAGAGCCCTTTCTGGAGAAAAGCTTCCCTCACTCACAGCATGTGCTGAAAGAGCTGGCCTAGGTCAGGGATCTGTAGAAAGCCACACAGTAAGTAGTTCAGGCTTTGTAAGCCTGTCAAAATGGTCCAATCTTGccattgtagtgcaaaagcagtgACAGACATGGGTTCCATTCATGAAAACTTCATTCATGAAAATAGGCAGAGGCCCATGCCCATGGGCTgtggtttgctgacccctgacctaAGTGGCTGGAAGCAGGAACCCCCAATCCAAGTAGATCTGGGTGACACCTACATACTCCCAGAAATCAAAATCAGGACACTGGGCTGCTGGCTAAGCTAGCCTTGGGCTGAGCTGGGAGGTCACAAAGCCTGAGGCTACCATCCTGGTCACAGGCCAGCAGGTAGAGCAGTAAAAGTAGCTAGTCAGGTAAGAGAGGACGATGAAGCCAACggacagaaaagaacaaaatgatgaTACCACACCGAGTTCTTctctgccccaggacctttgccaATGCTGCTTCTGGTGCTACTGTGCCTCTCTCCAGCTCTGCAAATGGCAGGCTTTCCTCTCGTTCTGTAGGTCTTGATTTGAATGGCATCTTCTCAGAGGACCTCTCCCTGACCCTCCTAAACTGGGAGCCCCCTTCCAATTCTCCATCTCACAACTGAATTTTCCCCCTATTTGCTTATTTTACATCCCTGTTATTCTGCGCATTTGCTGAAGGCAGGGACTATGGCTGTTTTGGTCTCAACTGTAATCCCAGAGCACAGCCCTCAAAAGAcagttttgaataaataaatgaatgaatggataggtGGGAATCTAGAGAGACAAAGGCTGGAGGAGCCCCCCAACACTTCTACTTCCTGTGAGAGCTAGTTATACTTCGTACACTCTTCTGCAAATTCCTTGATCTCTTCATGAGCCCTCTCTGTACCTAGGCAGGCCTCATCTGAGCTCCCAAAAAGGGTCTCTCTGGGCATACATCACAGCCCTCATTCTGGGCTCTAAAATACTCTCCAGCAGCAAAGAAACCCCTCCTCCCCCGATCTCCTAAGTCCTGAAATCATCCCCTCAAACAGCCACTGGGCTGGCACAAGGACCACACGGCAACCCCAAATTCAGCATCTCAATGACTCAAGACAGCCAACTTTTCACTCTCTTCCTCTTTAGGGGAAGCACATGGAGATGGGCACAGCCTGGCCCAGAACCCCAGATTCTCCTTGTCTTTTCCCCCTGAGTCTGTTTACTATGAGTCTCATAATTCACTAACAGCATGGTCTTGACACTGAAAAGAAAACCAATCCAATTGGATTTCTTTAgtctaatgagaaaataaaataggcataaaaagcagaaataaagccTGAATGCACTCCTGCTGGCTTCCAGCAGGCTGGGAGCAAGACCCGGCAGCACGCTGGCCTTTCAAGACGTATTTTCCACTTTGGCCAACGCCGAGTATGGGCTAAGCGCAATCAACAGAGCTGGCGAGAGGTGATGGAGCCATGGGCTCAGCGGAAGGCATCTCTTGGCAGCCTCTGCGGAGGCACCAGGCACAGCCAGGACTTGAAGAACGCCATGTTCCAATCGAAGCTCCAGCCTGGACTGCAGTGACACAGTTTAATTCCTACAGACCCCAGTTTCCTCTCTAGTGTGGAGAGTTCTTACTTGGAAAGCAGAAAGCATGACACGAAAGTGCAGACTGGGAGGACAGAAAACGACCATCAGAGGTTCATTCTGGAGAGCGACCCTGAGGATAATGACAATGAAGGAGAGAGGCGGGCTGGACTTACACGATCATGCAGAACATCATGAAGACATTCCATAGGGCGATGAAGATTCGAAAATATCTGAGGCTCAGCAAGAACTCCCGGATGTTGTCACCTGGAAGGTCAGAAAGCATTTTCACAAGCAGTGCTAACATTTCTGTTGTCACAGCTGCCGTGTGCTTCTGCCCACCCCACACTCACTGCCCCCATGTTCCAATGGCAGCATGGCTTTTCATTTGGGCCACCTCTGTTCCCCAGCCCTGAGCACTCAGGCTATAGCTGCCACTGACCAACCCCCTGAGGGGACCAAGCACTCAGCCTCTGATCGGCTCAGGGAAGGGCACGTGACCCCAGTCTGTCCGATGAGAGCCAGCCCTGGGACTTTTGCCCGAACTACCAGGAAAGAGGCACTTGCTTTCTGCCAGGCTAGCTGGACTGCAAAGATGTAAGCCCAGTCCTCTAAGGCAGGGTGCAACCCATGGCCTGTAGGCCaaagctggcctctgccacctaTTTCTGTATAGCCCATGAATGAAGaatgttttttatactttttaatggttaaaaaaaaaaaaaccaacaaagtaTTTTGTGAGCCACAGAAATTACATGAAACTCAAATTTCAACAGCCATAAAGTTTTATGAAAATACAGCTATGCCCACTCATTTACATATTATCCATGACTACTTTCAACTTACAGAGGTGAACTGTTGCACCAGAGACtctatggcccacaaagcctgaaCTATTTATGATCTGGCCTTCTACAGAAAAATGTGCCAAGCCCTGCTCTAGGGTCACCTTTGTCAACACAAGCCAGCCTGATAGTAAAACCAATCCAGGAGGAAAAGAGAGCTGGGGAGGGTCACAAGCTGGAGAGCCAGTTTAAGCCCTGAATCCACGTGTGCCCGAGGACCATTCTACGCTTCGATGTTTCAATTTGCTTTAACCACTTTGAGCTGGTTTTCAGAGTTTACAACTGAAAAAGCATACTAATCCAGGCAAGCAAAATGGGAGTTCTGCTTTGGTGACGACTAACTCTAGTCCCCTCTGATGCCAAGGAACAGAAACCACTCCAAGAAGAGGGAATTTGGTACATTAAGActccagggggacttccctggtggcacagtggttaagaatctgcctgccaatgcaggagacacgggttcgtgccctggtcggggaagatcccacatgccgtggagcaactgagcctgtgtgccacaaatactgagcctgcactctagagcccgcgaaccacaactactgggcccatgcacctacagcccgtgttctgcaacaagagaagccaccacaatgagaagcccacacactgcagcgaagagtacccacccccgccgcaactagagaaagcccgtgtgcagtaatgaagacccaacgcagcaattaattaattaattaaaaacaaaaaagactctaGAGACTCGGGTTCCAGGACCTTCCTCTGGGGTTTTGAGTTGATTGCCCAGCCTCTTGAGGCCTCCAGAATGAAATGAATGGATCCGGATTACATGATCTACAAGGGTGTTACCCAAAGTGTCATCCACAGACCAGAGCTGGAACACTGGGAAGCTCAGAAACTTCCACAGCAACCCAACATGACCGCCACCTGGCACTGCTGCACCATCCAAGCACATGAAGAACACAAGGTGTTGCTCTACATGGTTTAGACAAGTCCAGTGTTGTCCAAGCCACGGGGTTAGCAACATGTAGCATAGCCTATATAAGTGTTGGTCCAGCACAGACTGCAAATGTCAGAGACAGATCCGTTCCCAGAATGTCTACAAGGCACTGCTTGGCAAGGTCCTTCTCTGAGCCCAGGATCACAAAAATGGCCTCTCTTACCATGAACAAACACTGACTAAAGGCTACTCATCCCACGGAGTAGCTGAGCGCAGGGGATACAGGAAGGAATGAGACACATGTCCCTGCCTTAAGGAGCTCACAGGGAGGACAAATACTAATATAAAAGCAAGTAACCACACACCGGATTATTCACTAGGACAAGGGCCATGGGAGCTGTAATGGGAGAACCCAACCTGGCATGCATCGGGAGGCAGGTGGGGTCAGAAGAAGACTCACTGGGAAAGTGTGTGAACTCCAACCTTAAACGtgagctggggacttccctggtggtgcagtgattaagaatctgcctgccaatgcaggggacacgggtttgatccctggtccaggaagatcccacatgccgtggagcaactaagcccacgtgccatgactactgaggctgtgctctagagcccacacgcctagagcccatgctccgcaacaagagaagccaccgcattgagaagcccacacactgcaacgaagagtagtcccggCTTCCCGTAACTAGAGagagccagcgcacagcaacgaagacccaatgcagccaaaaaaaacgtGGGCTGGAGTTTACTGACCTTCCACACAGGTGACCTGGGCCTACATATGCCCcagtttcctcctgtgtaaaTGGGCATGATGGGGGACTGGGAAGGCCGCAGCATAGTGCCTGATATATAGGACACTCTCAATAAATGAAGCCACTGTGATATTAGGGGTCAGCCAGGcagaggatggagggagaggagCATGATCTACAGGGGCAACTGCCAACAGAGTCCTAGTTTGAAGGAGCCTAGCAGGGAGCCCCGATCAGAGGGAAGCCACCGTTCTGACTATCCTTGTCACCAATGCTTCCGCCACTTTCGAGCCCACGTGGCCAATTTCCCACCTACCATAGCTCCAACTCAGATCTATAGATCACAGCCCCAGGGGCTGGAATAGTGCCTTCCACGTAGTAGGTAAGCAACATATACAGctgctgaatgaatgcatgaatgaacagACGGACAGTCTAGTGATTGAGAGGACAACCTCTGAGGTCAGAAAAACCCAGGCTCAAATCCCAATGCTGTCGCTGATTTGCTTTGTGGCCACAAACAAGTTGAGTCAcatctctgagcctgagtttcctcatctgtaaaatgggaaaatgctCCTTACCTTTTAGGAATGGAGGTGGAGTGAAACACCCATAGGAAGTACCTAACAAGGCAGCCACCACCTGGCAGGCCCCCAATAAAGGGGAGCTGTCAGACTGCCTTCAGATTCGCTGCCCCTTAGGGTTCCTATAGTCCTCATGCAATGCTCCATCATAGCACCCACCACCTTGGCCGcaatgccacctcctcagagcGCCTTCCCTCCACACAACCCAGCCAGAGCAGCAATCCCATTGCTATCCTCCCAACATCTTCTTCTTCACTGTGTGTTCCTTGTTTAGGGACTGTTTGTCCCACCCCATAGGAGTACAACCCAAAGGCAGGAATTACTTCTGTCTTGttccctgctgtgtccccagcatctagcacagtggctgttacatagtaggtgttcaataaatgtttggtgaatgaatgaatgaatggatacaaTAGTCACGTACAGGTCCCATTAGACTCCAAATGGTCACATGTGTCAATTTAGCAGGAAGTATATATTCTAGGGCCTCCAGGGGCCAGTCATGtgaaatgatacaaagaaaagggggcgggggctgggatgAGGTAGAGGCCACAGGCCCGTTTTCAGTGGGGTCCTGCTTCTCAACTCCTATCCAACAGGTGTCAAAAGGTTGCTTGAACCCCAAGTTGTAGAATGTTccaatttttcttgaaaaatcataCATCTGAATCTTTATATGACATCTCCTGATTTATTTGAAAGCTAATCtaattgaaaattaaacaaacaggTCTACAGCAATCTGGAAACAATAGGCTGTTCATTCATTCGCTCATTCATGCTGGAATGCTGGAACTGCAAGGACACAGATGAGCCAAAACAAGCTGGAGCCTCTTCTCTGGAGCTTAAGGTCAAGTGTGAGAACTAGATATTAGCCAGATGACGgcatacataaaagaaaattataactgTAAGAAGTGATATGAGTGCTGACCTACGCAGGGAGGTCTGGTAGGAGAAAGCAGTGGATGACAGAGGTGGGTAGAAGGAACAGCACAAACtcaggcacgcacacacacacacacacccctaaaagAAAACTGGTGAAAAAGAACTGTCCTCTCTGAAATGTACCAATTCCAGAGTACAGAAAGGAGGCCTTACCTGTGCTGGGCTCCCTCGACTCCT includes these proteins:
- the SMIM7 gene encoding small integral membrane protein 7; the protein is MIGDILLFGTLLMNAGAVLNFKLKKKDTQGFGEESREPSTGDNIREFLLSLRYFRIFIALWNVFMMFCMIVLFGS